Sequence from the Procambarus clarkii isolate CNS0578487 chromosome 2, FALCON_Pclarkii_2.0, whole genome shotgun sequence genome:
ttatttacctgacaataccaagCATGTCCTTTTGCATGTAGGACTCCTAAAAATGGCTTTGCTTGTGGCTAATATTAAACAATGGGTAATGGGgtatcaaaaaatgttttatatgaagaattctgatgcactgctaaattttacataaaacaaaaatttacatggtgttagataaataaaatgatgatatggatgcaattgaaaggcaaactataaagacatactcagttaaaaaatatgtcatatgacaatgtatatttatatgtgcatactttatttataagaacattaatttgaagacaatataattcattataatatagtgtgtgtagagagcaaaagaatactatacattaagtatctgtaaagcacattttattacctcccaactttgttgtaacgatacagcttcttgttgccatcaatatgtactgctaaaggggttttatcacaagcaggacactcattgtcagcttctcctctaatttttctcagctcatattgctggaatcgccattcgaagaacactctcttcgaagttatataattaatgggtccaatctaggaatagaattttttagatggtgacatttaaaatgcatattatgacataagataaataaacaaaaaaaacattccattttgtgtttgaacaaaattaaaaactaattattaataaatgaatatacattactacaaaattttgataatttttgtattgaaatataaaactgaaaatattaagaataacggtatcaaaacatacacgcccacgagaagcaccaaaggattccagtgcagtgactaatgcccgaaatgatgttccaggacaatttctttttatatggtgccatgattcaagcagactggtgctgtagaatgtgctgctctttcctaatgatgaatagaaaccagacttgtgcatggtcttgcctagttgttgatgctcatatccacagtggcatgtatagattggagtatagaggtcataccttcctgtagtttaaaatacagtgcattgagtggtgtggcgacttgctaaaatagtgatgtaaaaattaacatttatagcaacaaaaatttcaaaatgtattgtgattcaggaatatccggtaatggaaataaaagggtaaattttaaagtttatttacccattatagtgatgaagatgcagagattgctggagcttgaaattttaaacttgcaatctgtgcagttggggcaagaatttggtggttgggctggtacaacaggttctggtaacaaagaaaaggaagacagtttgacaaaatgagttttatggaaaagaatttcagactgaatatttcattgtttcttgattgtacaaaatattgacattattctccagataatgactgagaaattcacagaaaagaaacaatcagacgattaaatcaatctataaaaccaagtgtcaggtttaaactttaagacttctccaaatgttgtaatgactgaaatgaaacatttattcattttattttgttataccaagataatcgtagctctagactgggattgggaagtagaagtaatctcggaacaaagtacggattttatacaggtatcgtatacttactccagtgaaagatatttccttcagggcacacagtttgtgtcgggtctaatggctcataaaagccatttttccaatataatctgtggtggaaaggcatgagaaaatgttgcatttggtcacaaatgtgacacaaaaatgcaaaacagtcttcacatttgatgcttgcctcacaatttgtacattgtacacaaactttacctgatgaaaaaaggggtaattatttatactaattttaaatactgtatacctaacattttaaacaatctgaagtctaaatgtattaatagagtgtcattaatatgcatatgatgcttattatacagtataaccttaatgaacacagcaatatttaatttacctttatctggaacacccaactcagacaatgtccaatcgaacagcattgccctgctttctccccaattaatctctgcattttttcttcttttttgccagtcagaaacacttggctgagaatctttaatttgttcaagttctgcagcaagtactttgaaatatgggattacaaattagtaagaaaaatttgtaagtgaaaggaatgattagtataatatgttaaacaaaatttcataggcattaagcacaattttggtacataatatttatgacgtgtgtccattaaataaaccctcatttaaataccaacaaatgatgttgggacataccaacatcaaatgattccaaagtttcttcaccagctgccaaataactttgagtgtacgttctgccactagtagaatagcccgcattttgaatgtgtggtggtgaaagtatagcaggcagaatgtctgggtggcacatttgaagatttaagcatggtacataattgcaaattgtatacaagtattaatattttcagacaaatctcaagatattactataactaactttatgctaccaagttgttcagtgttatagtaatttaatctccataattgtctagcatacacttaaaaataggcaacaaatattattggaaagtacacaaataacagctgtagaaatattgttaagaaaataatagaagattaccatcagattggggtgcagctggtctttgttttgaattaatgtgtgatacatcctgtatgttatcttttttctgtttcttgtttgtcacctttattgagtttggttcctccacgtttaagagtctcttcaagtactcatttctttgtatcattgcagcacgtgctttctggtactcacgttcaagatgttctctagtcatcactgctattctccggtgaaattctgaagagaaaataatactgttcgaaggaaaagtacaagaacaaaacaagaaaattatgcttatgcaaaattatgctacaatgtacctattaataatcttaaaatttgctacaaatttcctacttataattatgtgttaaattatggactttcccataatgatatgcatgttagtggcattacctatactgcctacctggagccccctagagagatagtgacacaagttaaggtaatccctttagtaaggtgctgggtcaacataaataagctataactaataaggacacaaatcaatatgttcatttaacagtggtattaacatttatataaatatagctaagaataagtttttacaagtgtaacaaagtgaaagaaatgtatgaaaattttgatgatatattaaaatgctcattgattgaacttgtcttcctatatataaagtataaaaatagtaaacacagtaccattattgttgtctgtagttatttttggaacatctggtatgtacagcatactgtcaaaatccgatgatctatctgaaaaattgattggtagcgtaaatatttgaattcattgcatagccttttatacaaacaaaaaagaaaaattgtacagaaaagctaacacaacattataacacctttctgtggtactttctatggtacaaaagaaaacaaaccttaattataaaggaaaataaactgacagaagaactatgaatactgctgaaaatactttccacaaaatatctgaaccaagggatagtaccccgagatttgaaatatgaaaatttcacccttacagtatttaaaaaaaaagcaga
This genomic interval carries:
- the LOC123749834 gene encoding uncharacterized protein isoform X2, which gives rise to MLFDWTLSELGVPDKGKVCVQCTNCEASIKCEDCFAFLCHICDQMQHFLMPFHHRLYWKNGFYEPLDPTQTVCPEGNIFHWKPVVPAQPPNSCPNCTDCKFKISSSSNLCIFITIMGRYDLYTPIYTCHCGYEHQQLGKTMHKSGFYSSLGKSSTFYSTSLLESWHHIKRNCPGTSFRALVTALESFGASRGRIGPINYITSKRVFFEWRFQQYELRKIRGEADNECPACDKTPLAVHIDGNKKLYRYNKVGRYYMEGGGKKEVA